A genomic region of Palaemon carinicauda isolate YSFRI2023 chromosome 11, ASM3689809v2, whole genome shotgun sequence contains the following coding sequences:
- the LOC137650257 gene encoding follistatin-related protein 1-like, producing the protein MRSIIVCLAAVSAVAAFEIADRADDPCARKFCKAGRECIVANGIGVCHCQSTCPDTFTPVCGSDGKSYDNHCVLHRHACLTETRIGIQHKGFCKNKKKVKEPVKPIIQQEDPAVCYGSQRDALLLVIGKHWQKTLATQPWHVSGMTYRESLWGRFFTCDEDRDKFLESDELLNCTMDAFFVARPEQNQELTRALCIDAIVDAADENKDWRLDFEEFTAMLSPGWHPPQKLCSLEGKQYHDAHEVVVDGNRCVCAVGSWVCTNPARTDAKSKKEFKKDDFYSYDDAENELDEGKDKVTAAEEADDDDDDDYYDDYYYDDDYEDVKKTTKDTKVEGDDLDDDDDEYIDKLFDDLLVKLRKHRREKQHHNHL; encoded by the exons tttgaAATCGCCGACAGAG CTGACGATCCCTGTGCAAGGAAATTCTGCAAAGCCGGCCGGGAATGCATCGTTGCCAATGGCATCGGGGTGTGTCACTGCCAGTCAACCTGTCCAGATACTTTCACTCCCGTCTGTGGCTCCGACGGGAAATCGTACGACAACCACTGTGTCCTTCATCGACATGCTTGCCTTACG GAAACAAGAATTGGAATTCAACACAAAGGTTTTTGTAAGAACAAGAAGAAAGTCAAGGAACCAGTGAAACCAATAATCCAACAGGAAGATCCAG CTGTTTGTTACGGATCCCAACGCGACGCCCTTCTGCTGGTCATTGGAAAACACTGGCAGAAGACCCTGGCCACGCAGCCTTGGCACGTGAGTGGAATGACCTATCGGGAGAGCCTCTGGGGACGCTTCTTCACCTGTGACGAAGATCGGGACAAGTTCTTGGAGTCAGACGAACTTCTCAACTGTACTATGGACGCTTTCTTCGTGGCCAGACCAGAGCAGAATCAGGAGCTGACCAG GGCCTTATGCATCGACGCCATCGTGGACGCAGCCGATGAGAACAAGGACTGGAGGTTGGACTTCGAGGAATTCACCGCCATGCTCTCCCCCGGATGGCATCCACCTCAGAAGC tttgctcCCTGGAGGGTAAACAGTACCACGATGCTCATGAGGTGGTTGTCGATGGGAACAGATG TGTGTGCGCAGTCGGAAGTTGGGTGTGTACCAATCCCGCCCGGACCGACGCCAAATCCAAAAAGGAATTCAAGAAGGATGATTTCTATTCTTACGACGACGCAGAAAATGAACTCGACGAAGGTAAAGACAAGGTAACTGCAGCTGAggaagctgatgatgatgatgatgatgactattatgatgATTACTACTacgatgatgattatgaagatGTCAAAAAGACTACCAAGGATACCAAAGTTGAAGGTGatgatcttgatgatgatgatgacgaatacATCGACAAACTCTTCGACGACCTGCTGGTCAAGCTGAGAAAGCACAGGAGAGAAAAGCAACACCACAACCACCTATAA